In Zingiber officinale cultivar Zhangliang chromosome 1A, Zo_v1.1, whole genome shotgun sequence, the DNA window ATGTTTATCATgcaaacaaagttagcataatttagcaaaatagtagtagtaattagatcatatctctccaagaccaggatctagtcaagatcttaacttagatttcccaaatagacctaagttggaccgacacctatagttccctcaacgaAGAACACATTCTTACTAGATAtctcctccaattgcttacctccacttattgACTATAGtcgcttgacttatctttgacccatcaggtcttccCGTCAGTTGTTAGGTCCTGCGGATCCAACTGGATTTCGGTCGGTTGTCAGGTCCTGCGAACCCAACCAGATTTTCCGCTAGATATCGGGTCCCacagacctatctggacttcacaccaactatcgTATCCCGTGAACCTAGTTGGATTTTAGCCCGGTGTTAGTTCCTTCAGACTcatcaactcttgcacacttggtaaaataattagatcacaaaacactctaactttaattcacttgtcatttatcaaaacctgagttagatcattagtacaaattgcaTAAACAAACTCTTCCTGTGAGGAGCGAACCTCTTGTATTTGAGTCTTTTGTGCTTTCTTACAACTTCTTTCCCCATCGAAGCCATAGTTGTCAATAGTCCTTCTAGTGTTATCCATCACAGGGTCTTGGTTCAAAGTTCCCACCGATGATGCCAATTTATTCTGGCTAAATATCATGGACGGTTAAGTAACCAGTCAAAGAACTTGCTAAAGTGTGCTCGCTTCGGAGACCGTTGATGAAGGAGATGAAGAGATCTAAGATGCACTCAAAGAGAGGGTTAAACTGGTCGGGGGATAGATCCCAGGGCCACAACAATGCTCAAGTTAGGATTTGTTTGAGGTAATATGAAGAATAGAGAAGATGGAGAGGAATAAAAGAACCTGGTTTACGGTTTTGAGAATTGGGGGATCCCTTGTCATTACATTCATGAGTACTTATATGGTTGTCCAAAGAGCATCTCCATATCAGCCAAAATATCATCATTGTGGGAGCCGGTGAGGGAACTAGATTCGACAGTCATTGGTTGCTTCTCCATTCAGTAGGGGTCATCTATGAGGCAAGATTTGAAAACCTCATAACCGCTCCTCCATTCTTAGGATGCCATGTATTCTGGAATATTCGCCATGATTGTCAACGAGCCTATGTAGGGCATAAGCCTATCTTGAGGGTGAAAAAGGTGACGTCGATGTGGAGTGACTTTAAGAATAGACAAAATCAGGATCTAAGACCAAAACTGAGAAGATATCGGGATTCGATGTTGACACAGGATATTAGTGACTGGGGTTGAGACAGAGATGATGTCGGCAATTGAAGCTGAGACGGAGAGATGGTGTCGAGATCTGGGGCTGAGTCAGGGTAGATGTTGGGATCGGGAGCTGAGACTGAGAGATGGTGTCTGGACTTGTAGTTGAGCCAGGGTAGATATCGAGATCAGGAGCTGAGACTGAGAGATGGTGTCTGGACCTGGGGTTGAGCTAGGGTAGATGTCGTGATCGAGAGTTGAGATTGAGAGATGATGTCGGGACTTGGGGCTAGGGTAGATGTTGGGATTGAGAACCGAGATCGAGAGATGGTGCCAGGACACGAGGCTAAGACAGGATAGATGTCGGCATTAAGAGCCGAGACTAAGAGATGGTGCCGAAACCTTGGGCTAAGCCAGGGTATATGTTAACGTTCGAGTTAGTCTGATCGGACCCGAGTCTCATCTGGGTTATTGGAGTCGAGTAaagtatttttatttgatttagtaCCAATACTTAGCATCAAAGTAAACAAACGAACTCCAACGGCGACAGAGGCACTGGAGTCGAGCACACACTTACAAATTAACGACGAAAAACAAGGCGAGCGAACAAACAAACACACATGATCAAGTAGTAGCCACTCCGATCCGCTGCTTAGATTAGATTAGATGATGTGGGGAGGCTCCTGTTGCATCTCGACGACCCTCTGCCATGAGGGGCGGCTGGATATGGCCTTCCACCACTCAGCCACCCTCTTCCTGGAGTTGAACAGGGAGCTGCAGTCGGGGCGGTGGACGAGGCGATGGGCGTTGGGGAGGTGGGAGAGGTCAGCCAGTGTGAACTTGTCGCCGGCCAGGTACTCACTCTCGTCGAGGCGACGCTCGTAGATTTTGAGCACGGCGTCGAGCTGTTTCTTGCTGCGCTCCACCGCGTCCTTGTCCTGATCCATTGACAGCAGCGGCGCCAAGGCGAGGTTGAAGACAAGGGCAGAGCTGGGCGGATCGAAGTTCTTCTCCTCCGTCTGCAGCCACTGCTCGATGGAGGCACGCTCCAGCGTGCCGGAACCGAGCAGGTCCTTGTTCCCCTGCCCCGCATACTTCTCCGCTAAGTGCCGGCAGATTTCGCGCGAATCTGTAATTTAATATTCATAGATTGTTTATCAAACAACAAttctacaacaacaacaaaaaaaaatgaattgaagCCCGATTTTCAAGTAGTTCTCTTACTGACGAGGGTCTGTTTTCCGTCTTCGAAAGTGAGAGCTTGTCCGAAGGGCTACAACGAAGAGTGTAACTTCAATTCTTAAGCATATATAATATTTGTTCTACAAAATGTTAGTAAGAAAAGACAATATATACAACCTGCAGCTTGAGATACTCCGGGAGTCTCCTTTGGCCCTTGTAGTTGTCGACGCGAATCAGCTGGAACTCAATGTCCTTCTCGAAGAGGCATGTCAGCACCCTCGCCACCTCGGCGGACGTTGGCGACCCGAAAACCTTCACACTCGCCATCGCTCGCGTATCGATCAGCTGCAATGGCTCTTATTGCATGCAGATGGGTGTCGACGAAGTGGCCTCCGTCGCTGCGCGGGTTTAAATAGGGAAAAGGGCGGGAAGAATAATGCTTTGCTTCAtgggaggaaaaagaaaaagtgaAAGTGAAAAGACTAAACGTAAGCCTTGGACTTGTTTTGTTTTCCCACTTTTCTTAGAGTGTATTTATAATATTTCAAAGTGAGTGaaacaaattaaaaatagtaattcaacaatttgattcaaaattattatatactcattttatatttaaaatttaaatttgaatatatATAAATGTACAAAGATTATTATAGTTCAAATGTAATAATTTTAGACAAaactaatataatttttaagttgtttcaaaatttaaatctaaatttataaatataatgCAACAGGTTGAAATCCATtcgtatttttaaaataattacatgactcaaaattAAATATGTAATTATATTTATGTAGTAACTTGGACCAGTTAAAATTGATAGatctaataattttgattaaaagtaTCATATTTATGTAGTAGTTTTGATTAGTGAAAACTATTTGGTTATTTTGAAAGTAATAATAGAGTTTAAAAAGCGCGGTGAGTTTTCAAAGgtaaatttgataaaataaaataatataggtAGAATAGGATAGGATAGGCTTTTGATGAcaactattaaaaaaaataataaataaagacaGTTTAAGTAATAAAGGGCACAAGCACAAGGAATTAACAATTATTTTTCTCAAGAAATAAAGGGTATTAAAGTTGATACTGGCAATAACTGGAATCGGATGTGCCAGAACAAACGACATATATAACtattttttagttttcattttggTAAAAAGGCATGGAATAACTGGGCAATCAAGCAACTTTTACTGACCCCTCATATAAAAATTCTACAGAGGCAGCTTAAATGAGGTTTGCCAAAATCATCCCAATCGCTGAAGAATCTGAGAACAACCCGAACAGCATACAATATGCTGATGATACATTAAtaatcataaaaaattaaaatcagaatTTGCAGAACATTAAAATTCTTCTTGCCTGCTTCAGTCTCCTTACTGTTTAAGGATAAATTACCAGAAAAACTACCGAAGTTTTACAGGTCACACTAAATACAAGAGGGAGGAGTTCGCCAGCAATTCAGATGTCACGCATAAAAATTACCTATAGCCTAACTTGGCTTTCAACTTAGCACAAAGAAACCAAATAAACAATATTAACAGTCTAAAATTTCCAAGACACAAGATATTTAGATACAACAAAGATATTATCAATAGGAAGAAGATTAACTCTCAT includes these proteins:
- the LOC122008977 gene encoding glutathione S-transferase F8, chloroplastic-like; this translates as MASVKVFGSPTSAEVARVLTCLFEKDIEFQLIRVDNYKGQRRLPEYLKLQPFGQALTFEDGKQTLVNSREICRHLAEKYAGQGNKDLLGSGTLERASIEQWLQTEEKNFDPPSSALVFNLALAPLLSMDQDKDAVERSKKQLDAVLKIYERRLDESEYLAGDKFTLADLSHLPNAHRLVHRPDCSSLFNSRKRVAEWWKAISSRPSWQRVVEMQQEPPHII